A window of Candidatus Izemoplasma sp. contains these coding sequences:
- a CDS encoding ABC transporter substrate-binding protein produces MKKLFLLLSAFVISLGLSACGGPEEKIIMGEGNWNSFVFHNQVAKIIIEEGYDYSVDIVPADTNVLIPSLKEGDVDIAMEIWSDNIPTYDEDIKNGAYVELSTNFDDNRQGLYIPAYLQEEYPELISVRDLLDYPNLFPNPEGGDKSVIYGGPEGWSATTHLHDKMEAYGLNEEFVFKTIDSSSTLNASLAGAYANEEPWVGYNWEPTWALGMYDMVLLEDSAYSAEDFEAGIGAFPSVDVNVVVNTEFADTYPELNTFLSNYETTSDITSEALAYMQDNDDDTGELAAIYFLTNYENLWSEWVTDEAYNNVMDYINNK; encoded by the coding sequence TGCATGTGGCGGACCCGAAGAAAAAATTATCATGGGCGAAGGAAATTGGAACTCATTCGTTTTTCATAACCAAGTAGCCAAAATTATTATTGAAGAAGGATATGATTATTCAGTAGATATTGTTCCGGCAGATACTAACGTTTTAATACCTAGTTTAAAAGAGGGCGATGTTGACATTGCAATGGAAATCTGGAGTGATAACATTCCAACATATGATGAAGATATTAAAAATGGTGCCTACGTTGAGTTAAGTACTAACTTTGATGACAACCGTCAGGGACTATATATTCCTGCTTATCTTCAAGAAGAATATCCAGAATTAATATCTGTAAGAGATTTACTTGATTATCCAAATTTATTTCCAAATCCTGAAGGTGGAGATAAAAGTGTTATTTATGGTGGTCCTGAAGGTTGGAGCGCTACAACACACTTACATGACAAGATGGAAGCTTATGGTTTAAATGAAGAATTTGTGTTTAAAACAATTGATTCAAGTTCAACATTGAATGCAAGTTTGGCTGGAGCATATGCTAATGAAGAACCATGGGTTGGATATAATTGGGAACCAACATGGGCTTTAGGTATGTATGATATGGTATTGTTGGAAGATTCTGCTTATAGTGCTGAAGATTTCGAAGCTGGAATAGGTGCTTTCCCAAGTGTTGATGTAAATGTTGTTGTCAATACCGAGTTTGCTGATACTTATCCAGAATTAAATACATTCTTAAGCAATTATGAAACAACAAGTGATATCACATCAGAAGCCCTAGCTTATATGCAAGATAACGATGATGATACTGGTGAGTTAGCAGCAATTTACTTCTTAACAAATTATGAAAACCTATGGAGTGAATGGGTTACTGATGAAGCCTATAACAATGTCATGGACTACATTAATAACAAATAA
- a CDS encoding ABC transporter permease subunit: MFNFPKALEFSIAGFIDAIVDWILTNLDGLFELISTIIIYVFYYVETFLNFIPWWAMILVIIYAGYKLYNYKMGLTLGLLLFLIGVFGLWEMMIYTLAIVLISVLVSLLVGIPTGIFMAKSTRVEKILLPILDAMQTMPSFVYLIPAVMLFGLGKVPAVFATTIYAIPPVIRLTFLGISNVDKEVREAGMAFGSTPFQLLFKIELPQALSTIMTGVNQTTMMAMAMVVISSMIGAEGIGQEVLVAIRNLEVGRGFQAGFAVVFLAILLDRLLQGTTKILQGGDEV; the protein is encoded by the coding sequence ATGTTTAATTTTCCAAAAGCCTTAGAATTTTCAATTGCTGGGTTTATTGATGCCATAGTAGATTGGATCCTTACGAATTTAGATGGCCTATTTGAATTAATATCGACGATAATTATCTATGTATTTTATTACGTTGAAACATTTTTAAACTTTATACCTTGGTGGGCAATGATTCTTGTTATTATTTATGCAGGATATAAACTATATAACTATAAAATGGGTCTCACCTTAGGACTACTATTATTCTTAATAGGCGTTTTTGGGCTGTGGGAAATGATGATTTATACACTAGCAATCGTATTGATTTCAGTACTTGTTAGTTTACTTGTCGGGATTCCTACAGGGATATTTATGGCTAAAAGTACACGGGTTGAGAAAATCCTATTACCTATATTAGATGCCATGCAGACAATGCCCAGTTTTGTATACTTAATACCAGCCGTCATGTTATTTGGTCTTGGTAAAGTACCTGCAGTTTTCGCAACAACAATTTATGCTATTCCACCGGTTATTCGTTTAACTTTCTTAGGAATATCAAATGTTGATAAAGAAGTTCGTGAAGCTGGTATGGCGTTTGGATCAACACCATTCCAACTATTATTTAAGATAGAATTACCTCAAGCATTATCAACAATAATGACTGGGGTCAACCAAACAACAATGATGGCTATGGCAATGGTTGTTATTTCGTCAATGATTGGTGCAGAAGGAATTGGACAAGAAGTACTCGTCGCAATTCGTAACTTAGAAGTTGGACGTGGTTTCCAAGCTGGATTCGCCGTTGTTTTCCTTGCGATTTTACTTGATCGCTTATTACAAGGAACAACCAAGATATTACAAGGAGGCGATGAAGTATGA
- a CDS encoding betaine/proline/choline family ABC transporter ATP-binding protein (Members of the family are the ATP-binding subunit of ABC transporters for substrates such as betaine, L-proline or other amino acids, choline, carnitine, etc. The substrate specificity is best determined from the substrate-binding subunit, rather than this subunit, as it interacts with the permease subunit and not with substrate directly.) produces the protein MKKVKRKNKIEVENLQLIFGKGKAKQKAIKMIEDGASNEEIREETGCAVGIRNIDLNIKEGELFVIVGLSGSGKSSFLRCFNKLNNPNRGEIRIDGENILSYDKEQLRKLRRNQIGMVFQHFGLLSHRTILDNVAYGLEVQGLDEETRQEKAYEANKIVGLEGWEDYYPHQLSGGMKQRVGLARAIATEPEILLMDEPYSALDPLIRRDMQNELLNLEEYIDKTIIFITHDMNEAFKMGDRIALLKDGEIVQMGKPMSFFDDPKNDYVKDFIADVDKGQVLKAKQVMDDAEIDFKEDDDRNVVLKTLERENLQIGFVVDDENKLVGRISLEDVKKSRAKTIKSLIETDIQSFYRQRFIKEILPLVGETEYSVPIVDSKNRLRGTINKEVIINALI, from the coding sequence ATGAAAAAAGTAAAGCGTAAAAACAAAATTGAAGTAGAAAACCTACAACTTATATTTGGAAAAGGCAAAGCAAAACAAAAAGCCATTAAAATGATTGAAGATGGTGCCTCTAATGAAGAAATTAGAGAAGAGACAGGATGTGCGGTTGGTATTAGAAATATTGACCTTAACATTAAAGAAGGCGAACTATTTGTTATTGTTGGACTTAGTGGAAGTGGAAAATCAAGTTTCTTAAGATGTTTTAATAAACTGAATAATCCAAACCGAGGAGAAATTAGAATTGATGGCGAAAATATCTTATCTTATGATAAAGAACAATTACGTAAACTACGCCGGAATCAAATCGGAATGGTTTTCCAACACTTTGGTTTACTTAGTCACCGTACAATTTTAGACAATGTTGCTTACGGATTAGAAGTTCAAGGTCTTGATGAAGAAACACGCCAAGAAAAAGCTTACGAGGCCAACAAAATTGTTGGACTAGAAGGTTGGGAAGATTACTATCCACACCAATTAAGTGGTGGTATGAAACAACGTGTAGGGCTCGCTAGAGCCATTGCAACTGAACCTGAAATATTATTAATGGATGAACCCTATAGTGCACTTGACCCACTCATTAGACGCGATATGCAAAATGAGTTGTTAAATCTTGAAGAGTATATCGATAAAACGATTATCTTTATTACCCATGATATGAACGAAGCATTTAAAATGGGAGATCGGATCGCATTACTTAAAGATGGTGAAATCGTTCAAATGGGTAAACCTATGTCATTCTTTGATGATCCAAAAAATGACTATGTTAAAGACTTTATCGCAGATGTTGATAAGGGTCAAGTATTAAAAGCTAAACAGGTCATGGACGATGCAGAAATCGACTTTAAAGAAGATGATGACAGAAACGTTGTATTGAAAACACTCGAAAGAGAAAATCTTCAAATTGGCTTTGTCGTTGATGATGAAAACAAACTAGTTGGTCGGATATCACTAGAAGATGTTAAGAAATCACGTGCTAAGACCATAAAAAGTCTTATTGAAACTGATATTCAATCGTTCTATCGCCAACGTTTCATTAAGGAAATCTTACCCCTCGTTGGTGAAACTGAATACTCAGTCCCTATTGTTGATTCAAAGAATCGACTTAGAGGAACCATCAACAAAGAAGTTATTATTAACGCATTAATATAA
- a CDS encoding SDR family oxidoreductase: MRTILITGGSKGIGEGIVTRYLEEGDYVINIDILEPSKSNQPNYKYIACDIADEKALNQVLSNIEHHIDIIILNAATFDQSPFLNQSITDIKTVINTNLVGHIQIAQDYAKRFKGNHGRIIVLSSTRAVMSEKNTIGYTVSKGGLSSLVHGLAVTLKEKDITVNGIAPGWINSHDDDLRDIDHDFHLSNRVGKVEDIIKGVLFLTDPSNDFINGEIITIDGGVTRKMMYPE, translated from the coding sequence ATGAGAACTATATTAATTACTGGAGGATCAAAAGGTATTGGAGAAGGGATAGTGACTCGCTACTTGGAAGAGGGCGATTATGTGATTAATATTGATATTTTAGAGCCAAGTAAAAGCAATCAACCTAATTATAAATATATTGCATGTGACATTGCTGATGAAAAAGCATTAAATCAAGTATTAAGTAATATAGAACACCATATAGACATTATTATTTTAAATGCAGCAACGTTTGATCAATCACCTTTTTTAAATCAATCTATAACTGATATAAAAACGGTTATTAATACTAATTTAGTTGGTCATATTCAAATAGCTCAGGACTATGCTAAGCGGTTTAAAGGAAATCACGGTCGCATTATTGTTCTCAGTTCAACACGAGCTGTTATGTCAGAAAAGAATACAATTGGATACACTGTATCTAAAGGGGGACTCTCATCTTTAGTACATGGGTTAGCGGTAACACTTAAAGAAAAAGACATAACGGTCAATGGGATTGCCCCTGGTTGGATAAATAGCCATGATGATGATTTAAGAGATATTGACCATGATTTCCATTTATCTAATCGAGTTGGCAAAGTAGAAGATATCATAAAGGGAGTACTATTTCTAACGGATCCCAGTAATGATTTCATCAATGGTGAAATTATCACGATCGATGGTGGTGTAACAAGAAAAATGATGTACCCCGAATAA
- a CDS encoding M20/M25/M40 family metallo-hydrolase — protein MITKIRERAFTLAQKIIDKTGPRLAGTEASLQAAEILKNRLNAFCDKTEFDSFHLHKGAFLGWIRLLVLAYTVGVILLWLGYPTIAFILALISILILVLQFFLYLPIIDSLYPKKEGRNVIGYINPEKEIKRQIIISGHHDSARIFNFFIHQPKLYNLRVTGSIALVILLTITSLVMMLINMPIGELIIVIILTAGLLLVLQMWFFASHKGTPGAGDNLIASTMAIELGKYFSDYTLEHTRIIIASFDAEEEGLRGARAFAKHHKVLLNKYPTTLLNTDCAYNLDDLFFLTSDINGAVDLDTPLAKDLVNIAEKQGYKTCHKPIAFLTGGTDAAELAKVGIKATTLIGMPWDNNSRSSVYHTPNDTLDSVDPKVIEAAISIFKEYIENEDTLTS, from the coding sequence ATGATAACAAAGATTCGTGAACGCGCATTTACCTTGGCACAAAAGATCATTGATAAAACTGGACCAAGATTAGCCGGAACAGAGGCATCGTTACAAGCCGCAGAAATTCTAAAAAATCGATTAAATGCGTTTTGTGATAAGACTGAATTTGATTCTTTTCATCTTCATAAAGGGGCTTTTCTAGGATGGATCCGTTTGCTTGTTTTGGCTTATACTGTTGGGGTTATATTGCTTTGGTTAGGTTATCCTACAATTGCCTTTATTTTAGCCTTAATAAGTATCTTAATACTTGTGCTTCAATTCTTCTTATACCTACCCATTATTGATTCTTTATATCCGAAAAAAGAAGGAAGGAATGTGATTGGATATATTAATCCAGAAAAAGAGATCAAACGTCAGATCATAATTAGTGGTCATCACGACAGTGCCCGTATTTTTAATTTTTTTATTCACCAACCCAAATTGTATAATTTACGTGTGACAGGTTCCATTGCGCTTGTTATTTTATTAACTATAACCTCACTAGTTATGATGCTAATTAATATGCCCATTGGAGAGTTAATCATTGTAATCATTCTAACTGCTGGCTTATTACTAGTCCTACAGATGTGGTTCTTCGCTTCTCATAAAGGAACACCAGGAGCTGGAGATAACCTAATAGCCAGTACAATGGCTATTGAACTTGGAAAATACTTTAGCGATTATACACTAGAACATACGCGTATTATAATTGCTAGTTTTGATGCGGAGGAAGAAGGTTTACGTGGTGCTAGAGCATTCGCAAAACATCATAAGGTATTATTGAATAAATACCCTACCACATTATTGAATACTGACTGTGCCTATAATCTGGACGATTTGTTTTTCTTAACCAGTGATATTAATGGCGCCGTAGATTTAGATACTCCACTGGCCAAAGATTTAGTTAATATCGCTGAAAAGCAAGGCTACAAAACATGCCATAAACCAATTGCATTTCTAACAGGTGGAACTGATGCGGCTGAACTAGCCAAAGTTGGTATCAAAGCAACAACGTTAATTGGCATGCCTTGGGATAATAATTCCCGCTCAAGTGTGTATCATACACCAAATGATACACTGGATAGTGTTGATCCAAAAGTTATCGAAGCTGCTATTTCTATTTTTAAAGAATATATTGAGAATGAGGATACATTAACTAGCTAA
- the truA gene encoding tRNA pseudouridine(38-40) synthase TruA, producing the protein MKLIEDFYLALQNKDKEKLFDCVDKTLFQANIQHTHQFPNIDAFTTYFFTKFTDYKVIDITQYGAKYYTRFATGGKQYAAKFTIKNGNIVHYYQMPDDGRNRIKMSLSYNGHMYHGFQKQNHHVTIQSVIEKTLKEALKESIKVVSSGRTDRHVNAIAQVIHFDTSSLMPIEKYQYIINAILPDDIYAYNIMNVPKAFHARFDVQQKEYLYKLNTGPYDATLTHNEWFIGSVNFDHLKNILNDVIGTHDFYGFSKRPQTTNTIRTVDEIHVHQVTQHKIHIIIKAKGFLRHMVRYIVGASVMIAQGKVDYALKDVFDERDNEIIKTLANPSGLYLNKVFYEDSNDSIETINI; encoded by the coding sequence ATGAAACTGATTGAAGATTTTTATCTCGCATTGCAGAATAAGGATAAGGAAAAATTATTTGATTGCGTAGATAAAACACTCTTTCAAGCTAATATTCAACACACGCATCAATTTCCAAATATCGACGCATTTACAACATACTTTTTTACAAAGTTTACCGATTATAAAGTTATAGATATTACGCAGTATGGCGCTAAATATTATACTCGATTCGCGACTGGTGGTAAACAATATGCTGCTAAATTCACAATAAAAAACGGTAATATAGTACATTACTATCAAATGCCTGATGATGGACGTAACCGCATTAAGATGTCATTATCCTATAATGGGCATATGTACCACGGTTTTCAAAAACAGAATCACCATGTTACCATTCAATCTGTCATAGAAAAGACATTAAAAGAAGCCTTAAAAGAATCCATTAAAGTGGTTAGTAGTGGCCGTACTGATCGACACGTAAATGCAATTGCTCAAGTTATCCATTTTGATACATCTAGTTTAATGCCCATTGAGAAATATCAATATATTATCAATGCAATATTACCAGATGATATCTACGCATATAACATAATGAATGTACCTAAAGCATTTCACGCACGCTTTGATGTTCAGCAAAAAGAATATCTCTATAAGTTGAATACAGGCCCGTACGATGCAACATTAACCCATAATGAATGGTTTATTGGATCTGTGAATTTTGATCATTTAAAAAACATATTAAATGATGTTATTGGAACCCATGATTTTTATGGTTTTAGCAAACGGCCACAGACGACAAACACAATCCGTACTGTTGATGAAATACATGTTCATCAAGTCACTCAGCATAAAATCCATATCATTATTAAAGCCAAAGGTTTTTTAAGACATATGGTGAGATATATTGTTGGGGCTAGTGTTATGATTGCACAAGGAAAAGTAGACTATGCTTTGAAAGATGTGTTTGATGAGAGAGATAACGAAATTATCAAGACATTAGCAAATCCATCAGGGTTATACTTGAATAAGGTATTTTACGAGGATAGTAATGATTCAATAGAAACCATTAATATTTAA
- a CDS encoding energy-coupling factor transporter transmembrane component T, producing MNNIVIGQYIPGTSFLYKMDPRSKIMALILLMISTFILTDIIQILILLMGLLVILKIGGIPIGRIVKGLRPIIVLLFFTFTFQILFIQTGQVVLDETLHYSYYTIGIAVAVVLFWFITKRFIPFGVIYFLLMVVTVISVFILLPIGDLLREGQLVVYTGGLQGAFFIMVRLIIIVTLSTILTLTTKPTDLTLGLEQLLKPLSIIKISAEEIALIISIALRYIPTLLDEANKIMLAQASRGVDFSEGKLKDKVVQIVSLLVPMFIISFKRSDELANAMEARNFVPGKKRTRLHLLTWQTIDTVTIIITSLTIPLAIILRVMGL from the coding sequence ATGAATAATATCGTTATCGGTCAATATATACCAGGTACTAGTTTTTTGTATAAAATGGATCCAAGAAGTAAAATTATGGCATTAATTTTACTGATGATTTCAACCTTTATTCTGACAGATATAATACAGATCCTTATATTATTAATGGGTCTTTTAGTTATTTTAAAAATTGGCGGTATCCCGATTGGCCGAATTGTTAAAGGACTACGACCGATTATTGTTTTACTCTTTTTCACATTTACATTTCAAATCCTGTTTATTCAAACAGGGCAGGTCGTTCTTGATGAAACGCTTCATTATAGTTATTACACTATTGGTATAGCCGTTGCTGTGGTTTTGTTTTGGTTTATTACAAAACGGTTTATTCCATTTGGTGTAATATACTTCTTACTTATGGTAGTTACGGTCATTAGTGTATTCATCTTACTACCTATTGGTGACTTATTGCGTGAAGGACAGTTAGTTGTCTATACAGGCGGGCTTCAAGGTGCATTCTTTATTATGGTCCGACTAATTATTATTGTAACGCTATCAACCATACTTACGCTAACTACTAAACCTACAGATTTAACATTAGGCTTAGAACAACTATTAAAACCGTTATCAATCATCAAAATTAGTGCAGAAGAGATTGCCTTAATTATTAGTATTGCTTTACGTTATATTCCAACATTATTGGATGAAGCTAATAAAATTATGTTGGCTCAAGCATCTCGTGGTGTCGATTTCTCAGAAGGTAAATTAAAAGATAAAGTTGTTCAGATAGTCAGTTTACTCGTGCCTATGTTCATTATTAGTTTTAAACGAAGTGATGAGTTGGCTAATGCAATGGAAGCACGTAACTTTGTGCCAGGAAAGAAACGTACACGATTACACTTATTAACTTGGCAAACAATTGATACAGTTACCATTATCATTACATCATTAACCATCCCCCTAGCCATTATTTTAAGGGTGATGGGCCTATGA
- a CDS encoding energy-coupling factor transporter ATPase, translating into MAIKFTEVSYQYHSPDSSTFEALKNVNLTIKGTGEFIALIGETGSGKSTLVQHMNALIKPSSGQVEIYGVKIDADKKKAKKQKLTPLRQKVGLVFQFPEYQLFEETVEKDIMFGPMNFNTSKEEAKARAKTAIKQVGLDESYLDRSPFNLSGGEKKRISIAGILAMQPDILVLDEPTSGLDPKGRDALIDLFKSIHETYNKTIIIITHDMNIVHKIASRVLVMRDGKLVYDGTSEALFNNQSLAEWNLEEPDLIKMTKQLEERYEISIRPFPKNMDELFERIKDVIR; encoded by the coding sequence ATGGCAATTAAGTTTACAGAAGTAAGTTATCAATATCATAGTCCTGATAGTAGTACATTCGAGGCGCTTAAAAATGTGAACCTTACAATAAAAGGGACTGGTGAATTTATTGCGTTGATTGGTGAAACAGGAAGTGGTAAATCAACACTTGTACAACATATGAATGCACTAATAAAACCATCATCTGGTCAAGTTGAAATATATGGTGTAAAAATAGACGCTGATAAGAAAAAAGCAAAGAAACAAAAGTTAACCCCATTAAGACAAAAGGTGGGCTTAGTTTTTCAGTTTCCGGAATACCAATTATTTGAAGAAACAGTAGAGAAGGATATTATGTTTGGCCCAATGAACTTTAATACATCAAAAGAAGAAGCCAAAGCGCGAGCAAAAACTGCGATCAAACAAGTAGGCCTAGATGAATCGTATCTCGACCGCAGTCCTTTTAATTTAAGTGGCGGAGAGAAAAAACGTATATCCATTGCGGGTATTCTCGCAATGCAACCTGATATACTGGTTTTAGATGAGCCGACAAGCGGTTTGGACCCTAAAGGAAGAGACGCATTGATTGATTTATTTAAATCAATTCATGAAACATATAATAAAACAATCATCATCATTACACATGACATGAATATTGTTCATAAAATCGCATCAAGAGTTCTAGTTATGCGCGATGGAAAACTCGTTTACGACGGGACATCGGAAGCATTATTTAATAATCAATCACTCGCAGAGTGGAATTTAGAAGAGCCTGATTTGATTAAAATGACAAAGCAACTTGAAGAACGGTATGAGATATCTATTCGTCCATTCCCCAAAAATATGGACGAACTTTTTGAGCGAATTAAGGATGTGATTCGATGA
- a CDS encoding energy-coupling factor transporter ATPase: MITVENVSFGYHNQPHVLTDVSFSIEKGSWVSILGHNGSGKSTLAKLIVGLLKAKNGTITVDDIILTEETVHEIREKVGIVFQNPDNQFVGVTVEDDIAFGMENLCFTREEIIHRIDKYAKQVGMQDYLSKEPHQLSGGQKQRVAIAGILAMDTDIIIFDEATSMLDPHGRDDVLNFIKTLKKQGKTIITITHDMKEAIMSDEIIVLKEGRVLKHDETKIVLQDKDTLNESNLELLPSLKLYHKIASAGIVNEELRDYLWQLSLQK; encoded by the coding sequence ATGATTACAGTAGAAAATGTATCCTTTGGATATCACAACCAACCCCATGTTCTAACCGATGTATCTTTTTCAATAGAAAAAGGTAGTTGGGTAAGTATTTTAGGACATAACGGGAGTGGTAAATCAACATTAGCTAAACTTATTGTTGGTTTACTAAAAGCAAAGAACGGGACGATTACAGTTGATGACATAATATTAACTGAAGAGACCGTTCATGAAATACGTGAAAAAGTCGGTATTGTCTTTCAAAACCCAGATAATCAGTTTGTTGGGGTGACTGTCGAAGATGATATTGCATTTGGAATGGAGAACTTGTGTTTTACACGAGAAGAAATTATCCATCGAATAGATAAATATGCGAAACAAGTAGGTATGCAAGATTACCTTAGTAAAGAACCCCATCAGTTAAGTGGTGGCCAAAAGCAACGTGTTGCGATAGCCGGCATATTAGCTATGGATACGGATATTATTATTTTTGATGAAGCGACATCTATGTTAGACCCACATGGACGCGATGATGTATTGAACTTTATCAAAACATTAAAAAAACAGGGGAAAACGATCATTACAATTACACACGACATGAAAGAAGCAATTATGTCTGATGAGATTATTGTTTTAAAAGAAGGCAGAGTATTAAAACATGATGAAACAAAAATCGTGTTACAAGATAAAGATACACTAAATGAATCAAATTTAGAGTTATTACCATCGTTAAAACTCTATCACAAGATTGCGTCTGCCGGGATTGTGAATGAAGAATTGAGGGACTATTTATGGCAATTAAGTTTACAGAAGTAA
- a CDS encoding hemolysin family protein: MFWILFLILILTLVNGFFAGAEMALVKLTNREIERMSDSKIKNYLKGLKHNSTRYLSTIQVMITLAGFLSSAFAGANLKVDFALLINQLGIPISETISLVIVTFLLSYITLIFGELVPKRIALSNHIVISKLTAPIIYYSMIITRPFVWLLTQSTKLVLRVFGIKRQAIDEEISERDIKEMILYGNMAGLYEKQEQAILERVFQFDDLMANMIMTPKDNVTMIDDTLSMEDIIECAIDSQYSRIPVYHIDTDAIIGVLIVKDLLDALHHHSSKHIHEIMHRPLIVFEDIKINLLLRKMKRNSMHLACLMTEEGKFVGVTSLEDILEEIVGNIYDEHDQVLDPIEKENEFTYYVDNDVSIDTLNHMLKIKLSTEYDTLLDCFNAKKDEGVCQVDNIWIKREGDRMKIIIKDD; the protein is encoded by the coding sequence ATGTTTTGGATACTTTTTCTTATCCTCATCCTAACCTTAGTAAATGGATTCTTTGCAGGAGCGGAAATGGCTCTTGTAAAATTAACCAACAGAGAAATAGAAAGAATGTCAGATTCTAAAATTAAAAATTATTTAAAAGGATTAAAACACAATTCAACACGATACTTATCAACCATTCAAGTCATGATTACATTGGCTGGTTTTTTATCGAGTGCGTTTGCGGGGGCAAATTTAAAAGTCGATTTTGCTTTGCTTATTAACCAGCTTGGTATCCCTATTAGTGAAACAATTAGTTTAGTTATCGTTACTTTTTTACTCTCATATATTACATTGATTTTTGGTGAACTAGTACCTAAACGTATTGCGTTAAGTAACCATATTGTGATAAGTAAGTTAACAGCGCCAATTATATATTATTCAATGATTATTACGCGGCCTTTTGTATGGCTATTGACACAATCTACCAAACTTGTGTTAAGGGTGTTTGGAATTAAGCGTCAAGCAATTGATGAAGAGATTAGTGAACGTGACATAAAAGAAATGATCCTGTATGGCAATATGGCAGGCTTATATGAAAAGCAAGAACAGGCTATTTTAGAAAGAGTATTTCAGTTTGATGATTTAATGGCCAATATGATTATGACACCTAAAGACAATGTGACAATGATTGACGATACCTTATCGATGGAAGACATAATCGAATGTGCAATTGATTCTCAATATTCTCGGATTCCCGTTTATCACATTGATACGGACGCGATTATAGGGGTGTTAATCGTTAAGGATCTATTAGATGCCTTGCATCACCATAGTTCTAAACACATCCATGAAATTATGCATAGACCATTGATTGTCTTTGAAGATATAAAGATTAATCTTTTGCTTCGTAAGATGAAGCGTAATAGCATGCATTTAGCGTGTTTAATGACAGAAGAGGGAAAATTTGTTGGCGTAACCTCGCTAGAAGATATTTTAGAAGAAATAGTCGGAAACATTTACGACGAACATGACCAGGTGCTTGATCCTATTGAAAAAGAAAACGAGTTTACATATTATGTCGATAATGATGTATCTATTGATACGCTAAATCATATGTTAAAGATTAAGTTGTCAACGGAATATGATACTTTACTAGACTGTTTTAACGCTAAGAAAGATGAAGGTGTTTGTCAGGTTGACAACATCTGGATAAAGCGTGAAGGTGACAGAATGAAAATAATCATCAAAGATGATTAG